ATTCAGACGTCCGAAGGAAGGTTATCGGACAACTTCTGGAGTACGCCGCGTATCTCTCACAGATGTCGGAATTGAAGTTCACGGATAACTTCGATAAGCTTTCCGAGAAACCACTTTACGAATCCGTCAGGGAGCATTCAAGCATCGAATTCAACGAGTTGGAGTTCCGAAAGGCACTTGACAGGAATCTTCGAGAAGGCCGCTTTCACTTGATCGTAGCCGTAGATCACATCAACGAAGAGCTGAGGGAGATCGTTCTTTACCTCAACAAGCATAGTGACTGCGTTGTTGCAGCCCTGGAATTGGAGTATTTCAGGGATGGGGAAAAAGAAATACTTGTTCCAAAAATATCGGGCGGCCCGGACGAAAAGGAAGCTGCGGTCGGCAGAGGTTCAGTAAAACGTACTTACGCACCAAAAGAGAATTTAAATAGGGAAACCTTTCAAAAAACAGTTGGGGAGGAAGTAGCTAAAGAAGAAATAACTGAAGAGGACGCCGCTGTTCTCAGACAACTGCTTGATTTTGCCGAAAAGAATGCGGACGAAATAAAATGGAACCCTGGGTGTTTTGTCTTCAGAATCAAAGCAAAGAAAATCATACTGCCTCTCTTGAGGGTATATACCGATGCGTATTTGGAATTTGATTTCAGGTCTGTTTTGAAAAGCATTGGTCTGAAAGACACGACGGAATTCCGACAAAGAATTAACGCAATCGGCGCCTGCCTGGATGAGAAAAGAAGGGACTTCGAGCATTTCTGCCCAAGTACGGATTTGAAGTTTTTATACGATGCGTCCTCGTTTGAAGCCTTTAAGGAAACGATTCTATGGGTTGAAGAGAAGATGCGTGCTTACAAAGGGGATTGAAAAGTGTATCGGATTTCATTCGCTCCTTTCAAGTGGAAAGAAGATAAAGATCATAGTGATTTTTTAAAGCTTAACCGAATCCTAAGGAGGATCTAAGGATCATGAGCAACATCGGAAGTTACGAAGAGAAATATAAAACCTTCGACTGGTCCCAGGCCCGTGAGCATTTGGGATATAAGGAAGGCGATTTTTTAAACATAGGCTACTACTGCTCGGACAGGATATGCGACCAGGGGAAGAAGGATAAGCTTGCCCTTATCTGGGAAGGCTCTGACGGCACGGTCAAGCGCTACACATTTAATGACCTGAGACTCGTAACAAACACCTATGCTCAGTATCTCAAGGATTTGGGGATCAAGGTCGGCGACCGCGTCTGCGTATTCATGGACAAGATTCCCGATTTGTACTTTTCGATCCTGGGGATATTGAAGCTCGGCGCAATGGCGCAGCCGCTGTTCTCCGCGTTCGGACCCGAATCCTTGATGACGCGTCTGGAGGATGCGGGCACTGCGGCTGTTATAACGACCAAGAAGCATGTATCGAAGGTACGTCATATAAAACCGGATTTGCCGAATCTGAAGCACATAATAGTTGTAGACGGTGAGCCTTCAAAGAAGGGCGAAGGCGAGATAGTTTTCGAACTCGACAAAGCGAAAAAGGTCGAGAAATTCGAAAGCTACCCATGCACCCCTGAGACCCCATCCCTGCTTCACTACACATCTGGGACTACGGGCAAGCCCAAGGGCGCCCAACACGTTCACGGTTCGATATTTGCGCAGGCCATAACGACGAGTTGGGTGCTCGATGTCAGGGATGACGATGTGTACTGGTGCACTGCAGACCCCGGCTGGGTCACAGGAACCTCTTATGGAATCATCGGCCCCTGGTCTCTTGGCATTACGCAGGTTGTTTTGGATGCGGGATTTATACCCGACCGCTGGTACAAGCTTATACAGGATCACAAGGTGACTGTCTGGTACTCGGCCCCGACTGCCATAAGGATGCTCATGAAAGAGGGCACCGACATCGTCAAGAAGTATAACCTGTCGACATTGCGTCACCTTGCGAGCGTTGGCGAACCCTTGAATGCTGAAGCCGTTCACTGGTCACGCGAGGCTTACGGCCTGCCATTCCACGACACCTACTGGCAGACCGAGACCGGAGCCATAATGATAACGAACTTCCCCGGCATGGAGATAAAGGCCGGCTCGATGGGCAAGGCCTTTCCTGGCATAACTGCAACAGTCGTAGATTTGAAGACTTATGAACCAATCAAGGAACCCGGCAAGGTCGGACTTATTGCCTTGAAACCTGGCTGGCCTTCGATGTTCAGAACTTACTGGAACAACAAGGAGACATACGACAATAAGTTCAAGAATGGCTGGTACATATGCGGCGACCGCTCGTCGATTGACAAGGACGGCTACTTCTGGTTCGTCGGCAGGGATGATGACGTCATCAACACCGCAGGTCACCTGGTTGGGCCATTTGAGATCGAATCCGCATTGCTTGAGCATCCGGCGGTAGCGGAATCGGCGGCTGTAGGCAAGCCCGACCCCGTTAACATGGAGGTCGTAAAGGCGTTCGTGGCGTTAAAGCCGGGCTTCCAAGTATCGACAGATCTTGAACTTGAGATAATGAACTTCATCCGCAAGAAGCTCTCCCCACTTGCCATGCCGCAGGAGATAGAATTTGTAAGTTCGCTTCCAAAAACGCGTTCGGGAAAAATAATGCGCCGCGTTCTTCGCGCACAGGAATGGGGCGAGGATTTGGGCGACATCTCCACGCTCGTGAATGATGATGTATAACTAATAGATAAAAAACAGCTTGCCTGTTTTTATCTAATCCAAGATTTGATGAGTGCGCATTTTGCGCACTCTCTTTTTAGAAAATTGGGGTCCCCGCGAAGCTGTGGAGTAGATTCGTGGGGTTGAGTTCGGGGTCCCCACAAGATCGCAACGCGATCTTGTGGGGCAAAAAAAGCTGGTCAAAAGATGGTCAAACTTTCACCCCAAAAGACTGCTCCGCATTCCTTTGGTGACCCCGATAAGGAAGTCAGGATTGACGGTTTGTGTTCCAGTTTGAATAAGCGCGTCAGGATTTGAAAATGTCATTGGCGAGGTAGCCGCCGGAGGCGGCATGGGCTGAACTACCGCTGGAAGCACTTAAGTTCAGCAAGTCGCTGCCAACGACCAAAGCTCCAAAGGGTGACGCTTGCGGAACTATCTATTCCCGAAGGGAATGCTCCTTAGACGTTAGTCAAAAACGTAGGAGCTGACCTTTAGGTAAGCTCGAATTATTTAGAAGCGGGCCGACTTGACGCGACAAAGATGCTGCGTCAACCCCTTGACAAGGCGGACTTAAAAGCTACAATATTAGTAGGAATTTATATGCAAAAGGAGATCGAAAATGGATAAGAAGAAAACTCAAAAAGGGGACGGAGAGGCCGAAGCGCTCGCGGCAATCGCCGCGATGGAGGAACCCTACCGCGCAATGGCTGAGCGGCTGCACAAAGTCATCAAGGCAAGTGCGCCTGTACTTGAGCCTAAAACCTGGTACGGGATGCCCGCCTATGCCAAGGACGGCAAGGTCGTCTGCTTCTTCCGCAGCCCGGAGAAATTCAAGGAGAGGTACATGACGTTCGGATTCAACGACAAGGCGAATCTCGACGAGGGCGTCATGTGGCCGGTCGCCTTTGCGCTGAAGGCGCTGACCGCCACCGAAGAGGCGGAGATAGGCGCGCTCGTAAAGAAAGCGGTGGGCTGAGGTCTACGACTTGCGTCGCAACTTGTTTAGAAGTTTGTCGCCGGGGAGTGAGGAAGTCATTGCGAGTGTCGCTGCGAGCGACCGAAGCAATCTATTTGCGGAGCAAATGCTCCTTAGCGTATCAGCACTACCTTGTACGTCGCACCCCCCTCCCCCATCGGCTTGATGAAATACCCACCCGATTCGTAACACTCACCCCAAACAAACGTAGGGGCTTACCTTCAGGTAAGCCCGGATTGACTATTTGCGGGCCGACCTAAAGGTCGGCCCCTACGATTTCACATCTTAGTTAAAAGTTGGATAAGCAGGGTTCCGCCAACACCAAGTATTCCGCTTATCAGCGATGCAATTAACGCTACAATTATTTTGTCCTTGTTACGTTTCCAAAATGACTCTTGCTCGTGACGTCGTTTGAGAATAATTAATGAGTACCTTTTAGTTTGAATATTCATAGCCCAGAAAACCCAAACAACAAAGATAAGACCAAATGCAATACCGACAACTATTACCAACCATGTTTCCTTTATGATTCCCTCAATAAAATCTTCAAGGAATACCCCGATAATAGAACCAAAAAGCCAACTCCATCCCGTTTTGGAAAACCAACCAAATCTTAGGCGTCTAGGTTTAAGAACCTCTTTTACTTTTACCAAAACACCACGATTAGTTATAGTGTCTTCACCTGCATAAAGCCATATTCTGTCGCTTTCAAAATTCAACGAAATATATGGACTATGTGTTGTAAGGTTCAAATCAGTAATCTTTTCTTTCTTTAATTCCTTAAGCTGGCTTGGATCATCAAGTTGATATTCATCAGTCTTAATGGTTATTTCTTCTGACGCATCTCTTAATACTTCGACTATCTTTTCGATGTCATCAAGATATATTTTTATTGGCGGAAAATTCTCCCATAGCTTTTGGCGATTTTTTTTACATAAAATTCCTGTAAATAGATTATCTATGCTTTCGATGCTTTGTCAATGAGCGCGCTTTAATTTCCATTTCGTCATCGCGAGCTGCACCCCGCAGGGGCGCTAGCGTGGCGATCTCCTGGCACATTCTTGAAACACACTGTACAGAGCCATGTGCGTAAGCACTCTGCTACGAGATTGCTTCGTCTTCTCGCTGAACGTAAGCGCTTCCCGCGCGGGTCTGCGCTTCGAGCGCACGTTCAGCCAATGCCTCCCCTGGAGGCTCGCTCGCAAAGACAGGAGAAGAAGGTCACCCCTCACCCGCCGCTGTGCAGCGGCCTCTCCCAGAGGACGAGGATGACTACCCCTCCCCTACCCCTCCCGCCAGGATGGGTAGTAGGAAACAGGCACAACCCAGTAGTATGTCGAACGCAGTTCGACCCATGCGGCCTCCGATTGCTAGCTTGCATCCGCATATTATCCAGCTAAACTAGCGTACAACAAAAGGAGATGCATATGCAGAGAATATTTCTGATAGCTTTGCTGGCACTGTTAGTCATCTTCCTGCCCGTATCTGCCCAGATAGATACATTGAAAGCAGGTCGCACGCTCGGTCTCGAGTTCGCGCCCGGCGTCATGGGCGGACTCTCTTTCATGCAGGCGGGCGTTACCTTGCCGACAATAGGTAAATCATTCCAGATAGGAATAAAAGGCCGCATGTGCAGCTCGCTCACATGGTGCACGTTCATTCACTCAGAGACGGGCGAGCGGGTTTCGTTCCACC
The window above is part of the bacterium genome. Proteins encoded here:
- the acsA gene encoding acetate--CoA ligase, yielding MSNIGSYEEKYKTFDWSQAREHLGYKEGDFLNIGYYCSDRICDQGKKDKLALIWEGSDGTVKRYTFNDLRLVTNTYAQYLKDLGIKVGDRVCVFMDKIPDLYFSILGILKLGAMAQPLFSAFGPESLMTRLEDAGTAAVITTKKHVSKVRHIKPDLPNLKHIIVVDGEPSKKGEGEIVFELDKAKKVEKFESYPCTPETPSLLHYTSGTTGKPKGAQHVHGSIFAQAITTSWVLDVRDDDVYWCTADPGWVTGTSYGIIGPWSLGITQVVLDAGFIPDRWYKLIQDHKVTVWYSAPTAIRMLMKEGTDIVKKYNLSTLRHLASVGEPLNAEAVHWSREAYGLPFHDTYWQTETGAIMITNFPGMEIKAGSMGKAFPGITATVVDLKTYEPIKEPGKVGLIALKPGWPSMFRTYWNNKETYDNKFKNGWYICGDRSSIDKDGYFWFVGRDDDVINTAGHLVGPFEIESALLEHPAVAESAAVGKPDPVNMEVVKAFVALKPGFQVSTDLELEIMNFIRKKLSPLAMPQEIEFVSSLPKTRSGKIMRRVLRAQEWGEDLGDISTLVNDDV
- a CDS encoding DUF1801 domain-containing protein, which codes for MDKKKTQKGDGEAEALAAIAAMEEPYRAMAERLHKVIKASAPVLEPKTWYGMPAYAKDGKVVCFFRSPEKFKERYMTFGFNDKANLDEGVMWPVAFALKALTATEEAEIGALVKKAVG